The nucleotide sequence CCCGAACACCAGCGGGAACAGCCAGGGCGCCAGCAGGTACAGGAGCGCGAAGGGCACAATCGCGGCCAGGAAGGCGCGCCACAGCACGGCCCTTACCAGAGGTGCCATGGTCCCCGGCTCTGCGTCCGACAACTTCTTCAGGAACACCTGGGACACCGACCCGGAGATAAGGGAGACAGGCACCTGCATGGTGCTCCAAGCGAGCTGAAACTGCCCCAGTGCCGCCACCGATGCCGCACCAATGAACAGGTTGATGCCGTTGTTGCGGATCGAGTCCACGAAGACGTTGGGGCCGTTAAGTAACGGCATCTTCCAGTACCGCCGCATCATCTCGCGCATCGTCGGCGCCTCGGGGTCCCTCGGCTCATGCAGTTCGGGAACGCGGCGCTCCAGGAAGACCAGGGTCAGCAGCTGCCCGGTGATTGTGCCGATGATGATCGCAGAGAGCCCACCGTGCATGATCAGCCCCGCCACAAGTTGACAACTAGCAACCGCCGTATACTGGAACACGCGGTTGCGAGCGATGTCTCCGAACCGACCCTTGCGGGTGAGCCAGTACTGCACGTTGGTGATTTGCGCTACCAGGAAGACGGTAACGCCAGAGATCATAAGCCACCACATCAACTGCTCAGAGTGGTGGTAGTGGTCACGCAGTACGGTTGCGCCGACCATACAGACAAGTGAGGTCAGCAGGGAGCTGACTACGATGCATCGTCGGGACAGGCGCTCAAGGACCTTAGCCGAACGATCGTCCTTGGGAGCACCACGGTCAAGTCGAAGCGCAGCGCGGCGAAGGTGATGACAAAGCCAGTGATGGATCCGTAGATCCCGAACAGGCCCTTGTCCGTGTCCGAGTAGACCCGGGCTATGAAGATCTGCAGGACAAAGGTGATCGCCTGCG is from Actinomyces sp. 432 and encodes:
- a CDS encoding oligosaccharide flippase family protein encodes the protein MVGATVLRDHYHHSEQLMWWLMISGVTVFLVAQITNVQYWLTRKGRFGDIARNRVFQYTAVASCQLVAGLIMHGGLSAIIIGTITGQLLTLVFLERRVPELHEPRDPEAPTMREMMRRYWKMPLLNGPNVFVDSIRNNGINLFIGAASVAALGQFQLAWSTMQVPVSLISGSVSQVFLKKLSDAEPGTMAPLVRAVLWRAFLAAIVPFALLYLLAPWLFPLVFGPTWDDAGYYARALTPWLFMNVLTSPISNIFVVTEQQSRLLAFAVVYCAVPLTWLWLSPLPIMQTVYVLGMLMAVMLVVMLCMALLTARRYDRTGGRDDVR